One window of Vitis riparia cultivar Riparia Gloire de Montpellier isolate 1030 chromosome 5, EGFV_Vit.rip_1.0, whole genome shotgun sequence genomic DNA carries:
- the LOC117914847 gene encoding probable calcium-binding protein CML22 isoform X3 has product MLFRCGSSNKYKKLDAKLERKMMEVKRNTSGRNNFRSFDSIIMRFPQFKEGLKNIRGVFAQYDEDSNGIIDHEELKKCLQKLQLHLTEQEIDDLFCSCDADESQGIQFNEFIVILCLIYLLMEPSTSTHPTSKMGSPQLEATFDTIVDAFLFLDNNGDGKLNKRDMVKALNEASPCEKSSAHITRTRFKEMDGNRSGKAGFRDFLFALTDWVGLDGDEEIPISGS; this is encoded by the exons ATGCTTTTCCGCTGTGGTTCCTCAAACAAGTACAAGAAGTTGGATGCAAAGcttgaaaggaaaatgatgGAAGTCAAGAGAAACACATCAGGGCGTAACAATTTCAGATCATTTGACAGCATAATCATGAGGTTCCCTCAATTCAAAGAGGGATTGAAAAATATAAGAGGCGTGTTTGCACAGTATG ATGAAGACTCCAATGGGATTATTGACCATGAGGAACTAAAGAAATGCCTACAGAAACTGCAACTCCATCTTACAGAACAAGAAATTGATGATCTTTTCTGTTCCTGTGATGCTGATGAGAGTCAAGGGATACAATTCAATGAGTTCATTGTTATTCTGTGTCTCATCTATCTCCTAATGGAACCTTCCACCTCTACTCATCCT ACATCAAAGATGGGTTCACCACAGCTCGAAGCCACATTTGATACAATAGTTGATGCATTCTTGTTTCTTGATAACAATGGTGATGGAAAGCTGAACAAAAGGGACATGGTCAAGGCTTTGAATGAGGCTTCTCCCTGCGAGAAATCATCTGCACATATTACTAGGACACGATTCA AAGAAATGGATGGGAACAGGAGTGGGAAGGCTGGCTTCAGGGATTTCCTCTTTGCTCTTACTGACTGGGTTGGACTTGATGGTGATGAGGAAATTCCTATATCAGGAAGTTAA
- the LOC117914846 gene encoding receptor like protein kinase S.2, whose protein sequence is MQCLNRICFILPQELNDIHPLDHHVSTEKQNPNPNRARARGRGCGTQVLAILQHFLSRFHDLKWTSFCHCHPLTKQASEVFHDMEGVHVSDKVVAGNNPRIFSFSELYIGSNGFCEDEVLGSGGFGKVFRAVLPSDGTVVAVKCVAEKGEPFEKTFVAELVAVAQLRHRNLVRLRGWCVHEEQLLLVYDYMPNRSLDRILFRRPENSLLLGWERRRRIVGGLAAALYYLHEQLETQIIHRDVKTSNVMLDSHYNARLGDFGLARWLEHEIEIETKTNSMRHHQFRLAETTRIGGTIGYLPPESFQKRSMTTAKSDVFSFGIVVLEVVTGRRAVDLTYPDDQIILLDWIRRLSDEGKLLQVGDNRLPDGSYRLSDMERLIHLGLLCTLHNPHSRPNMKWIVETLSSQSSTRLPALPSFQSHPLYISLSSPSETGTDTTTTTTTTTTNTTFSSSIYVTATGETIYATAENGRITETNSSNSRQQSSIFPMVQTPQEISYKEIASATNNFSESQRVAELDFGTAYHGFLDNGHHVLVKRLGMKTCPALRARFSNELQNLGRLRHRNLVQLHGWCTEQGEMLVVYDYLSNRLLSHLLFHLDNKKVHSTLHWRHRYNIIKSLASAILYLHEEWDEQVIHRNITSSAIIIDADMNPRLSSFALAEFLTRNEHGHHQVTDPTRSVRGIFGYMSPEYMESGEATPMADVYSFGMVVLEVVTGQMAVDFRWPGVLLVKRVRELAERKKPLEEMADWRLDGEHDQEELVRLIKLGMACTRSKPELRPSMGQIVSILDGNDKFFMEERQNKERREEWKQRNACSLSLIKRIQALGIQ, encoded by the coding sequence atgcaGTGCCTCAACCGCATCTGCTTCATCTTACCCCAAGAGCTCAATGATATTCACCCTCTGGATCATCATGTTTCCACAGAGAAACAGAATCCCAATCCCAATCGCGCTCGCGCTCGCGGTCGAGGGTGTGGCACCCAGGTTCTTGCCATTCTTCAACACTTCCTAAGCCGGTTTCATGACTTGAAATGGACTAGTTTTTGTCACTGCCACCCGCTAACGAAGCAGGCCTCCGAGGTGTTTCATGACATGGAAGGCGTGCACGTTTCTGACAAGGTCGTTGCTGGGAACAACCCCAGGATATTCAGTTTCTCCGAGCTCTATATAGGGTCCAACGGATTCTGTGAGGATGAGGTTCTTGGAAGTGGAGGCTTCGGGAAAGTTTTTAGAGCAGTTCTGCCCAGTGACGGGACGGTGGTCGCGGTGAAGTGCGTGGCGGAGAAGGGAGAGCCGTTTGAGAAAACTTTTGTGGCAGAATTGGTGGCGGTGGCTCAGCTGCGCCACCGTAATCTGGTTAGGTTGAGGGGATGGTGTGTTCATGAAGAGCAGTTGCTCCTTGTGTATGATTACATGCCCAATCGCAGCCTCGACAGGATACTTTTCCGGAGACCAGAGAATTCACTACTTCTTGGCTGGGAGAGGCGGAGGAGAATAGTTGGAGGCTTGGCCGCTGCACTTTATTATCTCCACGAGCAGTTGGAAACTCAGATCATACACCGGGATGTGAAGACCAGCAACGTGATGCTTGACTCCCATTACAATGCCCGGCTGGGTGACTTTGGACTGGCTCGGTGGCTGGAACacgaaattgaaattgaaaccAAGACCAATTCAATGAGGCATCATCAGTTTCGGTTGGCAGAGACCACCAGAATTGGTGGCACAATCGGGTATTTGCCCCCAGAGAGCTTCCAAAAGCGAAGCATGACCACTGCAAAATCTGATGTCTTCAGCTTTGGAATCGTAGTGTTGGAGGTGGTTACGGGACGGCGGGCAGTGGATCTCACATATCCAGATGATCAAATCATTTTGCTTGATTGGATCCGACGGCTGTCCGATGAGGGGAAGCTTTTACAGGTAGGGGATAATAGATTGCCAGACGGGTCTTACAGGCTATCTGACATGGAGCGTCTAATTCATCTGGGCCTCCTCTGCACACTCCACAACCCCCACTCACGACCCAACATGAAATGGATTGTAGAAACACTTTCTTCCCAATCTTCCACCAGGCTTCCTGCTCTCCCATCATTTCAATCCCACCCTTTGTATATCTCTTTATCTTCCCCAAGTGAAACTGGAACAGACACTACTACtactaccaccaccaccaccaccaataCCACATTCTCTTCATCCATCTATGTCACAGCCACAGGAGAAACCATATATGCCACAGCAGAAAATGGAAGAATTACCGAAACAAACTCTTCCAACAGCCGCCAGCAAAGCAGTATTTTCCCCATGGTCCAAACTCCACAAGAGATATCCTATAAGGAAATTGCCTCTGCAACAAATAATTTCTCAGAATCTCAGAGGGTGGCAGAATTGGACTTTGGAACTGCCTATCATGGCTTCCTTGACAACGGTCACCATGTTCTGGTGAAGCGGCTTGGCATGAAGACGTGCCCAGCACTGCGGGCACGTTTCTCAAATGAACTCCAGAACTTGGGGAGGCTCCGCCACCGGAACCTGGTACAGCTCCATGGATGGTGCACTGAGCAAGGAGAGATGCTTGTCGTCTATGATTACTTGTCAAATCGCCTACTGAGCCACCTCCTTTTCCACCTAGATAACAAGAAAGTCCATTCCACCCTGCATTGGCGTCACAGATACAACATCATCAAATCGCTAGCTTCCGCCATTCTTTATCTCCATGAGGAATGGGATGAACAAGTTATCCACAGAAACATTACCTCTTCTGCCATTATCATTGATGCTGACATGAATCCAAGGCTCAGTTCCTTTGCCCTAGCGGAATTCTTGACACGAAATGAGCATGGTCATCATCAAGTCACCGACCCAACCAGATCAGTCAGGGGGATTTTTGGTTACATGTCACCAGAGTATATGGAATCCGGAGAAGCAACTCCAATGGCtgatgtttatagctttggCATGGTGGTGCTTGAAGTGGTTACCGGACAGATGGCAGTAGATTTCCGATGGCCTGGCGTGTTACTGGTGAAGAGGGTTCGTGAATTGGCTGAAAGGAAAAAGCCACTGGAGGAAATGGCTGATTGGAGGTTAGATGGAGAGCATGATCAAGAGGAACTGGTGAGACTGATTAAACTAGGAATGGCATGCACACGCTCCAAACCAGAATTAAGACCCAGTATGGGGCAGATTGTAAGCATACTTGATGGCAATGATAAATTCTTTATGGAAGAAAGACAAAACAAGGAGAGAAGAGAAGAATGGAAACAAAGAAATGCTTGTTCTTTGTCGTTGATCAAGAGAATCCAGGCCCTCGGAATACAATAG
- the LOC117914847 gene encoding probable calcium-binding protein CML22 isoform X1, which produces MKQSVGTFYPRTALKSFSSKVGVMLFRCGSSNKYKKLDAKLERKMMEVKRNTSGRNNFRSFDSIIMRFPQFKEGLKNIRGVFAQYDEDSNGIIDHEELKKCLQKLQLHLTEQEIDDLFCSCDADESQGIQFNEFIVILCLIYLLMEPSTSTHPTSKMGSPQLEATFDTIVDAFLFLDNNGDGKLNKRDMVKALNEASPCEKSSAHITRTRFKEMDGNRSGKAGFRDFLFALTDWVGLDGDEEIPISGS; this is translated from the exons ATGAAACAATCAGTGG GCACATTTTACCCTCGCACTGCTCTGAAGTCCTTTTCCAGCAAAGTAGGAGTGATGCTTTTCCGCTGTGGTTCCTCAAACAAGTACAAGAAGTTGGATGCAAAGcttgaaaggaaaatgatgGAAGTCAAGAGAAACACATCAGGGCGTAACAATTTCAGATCATTTGACAGCATAATCATGAGGTTCCCTCAATTCAAAGAGGGATTGAAAAATATAAGAGGCGTGTTTGCACAGTATG ATGAAGACTCCAATGGGATTATTGACCATGAGGAACTAAAGAAATGCCTACAGAAACTGCAACTCCATCTTACAGAACAAGAAATTGATGATCTTTTCTGTTCCTGTGATGCTGATGAGAGTCAAGGGATACAATTCAATGAGTTCATTGTTATTCTGTGTCTCATCTATCTCCTAATGGAACCTTCCACCTCTACTCATCCT ACATCAAAGATGGGTTCACCACAGCTCGAAGCCACATTTGATACAATAGTTGATGCATTCTTGTTTCTTGATAACAATGGTGATGGAAAGCTGAACAAAAGGGACATGGTCAAGGCTTTGAATGAGGCTTCTCCCTGCGAGAAATCATCTGCACATATTACTAGGACACGATTCA AAGAAATGGATGGGAACAGGAGTGGGAAGGCTGGCTTCAGGGATTTCCTCTTTGCTCTTACTGACTGGGTTGGACTTGATGGTGATGAGGAAATTCCTATATCAGGAAGTTAA
- the LOC117914847 gene encoding probable calcium-binding protein CML22 isoform X2, with protein sequence MKQSVGTFYPRTALKSFSSKVGVMLFRCGSSNKYKKLDAKLERKMMEVKRNTSGRNNFRSFDSIIMRFPQFKEGLKNIRDEDSNGIIDHEELKKCLQKLQLHLTEQEIDDLFCSCDADESQGIQFNEFIVILCLIYLLMEPSTSTHPTSKMGSPQLEATFDTIVDAFLFLDNNGDGKLNKRDMVKALNEASPCEKSSAHITRTRFKEMDGNRSGKAGFRDFLFALTDWVGLDGDEEIPISGS encoded by the exons ATGAAACAATCAGTGG GCACATTTTACCCTCGCACTGCTCTGAAGTCCTTTTCCAGCAAAGTAGGAGTGATGCTTTTCCGCTGTGGTTCCTCAAACAAGTACAAGAAGTTGGATGCAAAGcttgaaaggaaaatgatgGAAGTCAAGAGAAACACATCAGGGCGTAACAATTTCAGATCATTTGACAGCATAATCATGAGGTTCCCTCAATTCAAAGAGGGATTGAAAAATATAAGAG ATGAAGACTCCAATGGGATTATTGACCATGAGGAACTAAAGAAATGCCTACAGAAACTGCAACTCCATCTTACAGAACAAGAAATTGATGATCTTTTCTGTTCCTGTGATGCTGATGAGAGTCAAGGGATACAATTCAATGAGTTCATTGTTATTCTGTGTCTCATCTATCTCCTAATGGAACCTTCCACCTCTACTCATCCT ACATCAAAGATGGGTTCACCACAGCTCGAAGCCACATTTGATACAATAGTTGATGCATTCTTGTTTCTTGATAACAATGGTGATGGAAAGCTGAACAAAAGGGACATGGTCAAGGCTTTGAATGAGGCTTCTCCCTGCGAGAAATCATCTGCACATATTACTAGGACACGATTCA AAGAAATGGATGGGAACAGGAGTGGGAAGGCTGGCTTCAGGGATTTCCTCTTTGCTCTTACTGACTGGGTTGGACTTGATGGTGATGAGGAAATTCCTATATCAGGAAGTTAA